A section of the Flavobacterium ardleyense genome encodes:
- a CDS encoding YjjG family noncanonical pyrimidine nucleotidase, whose translation MKLDNITDVFFDLDHTLWDFETNSALTFRNILPKNNVPVDVEAFIQAYVPINFAYWEDFRMEKIDQKQLRYGRLKDSFNAINYDVSDEMIDILAEDYIQVLPSHNHLFEGAFEVLDYLKSKYRLHIITNGFNTIQNHKLTNSKIKHYFETITDSESAGVKKPNPIIFNHALKVAAVDCQNSVMIGDCIEADVKGALQCGMDAILFHVNPCELDSIKRVATLKELKNYL comes from the coding sequence ATGAAATTAGATAATATAACAGATGTTTTTTTTGACTTGGATCACACACTTTGGGATTTCGAAACAAACTCTGCGCTGACTTTTAGAAATATTTTACCAAAAAACAATGTCCCTGTTGATGTTGAAGCTTTTATACAAGCTTATGTTCCGATAAACTTCGCCTATTGGGAAGATTTTAGAATGGAAAAAATCGATCAAAAACAACTTCGATACGGAAGATTAAAAGATTCTTTTAATGCTATTAATTACGATGTAAGTGATGAAATGATTGATATTTTGGCCGAAGATTATATTCAAGTTTTACCATCTCACAATCATTTATTTGAAGGTGCTTTTGAAGTTTTGGATTATCTAAAATCAAAGTACAGACTTCATATTATTACCAATGGTTTTAATACTATCCAAAACCATAAACTGACGAATTCGAAAATTAAACATTATTTCGAAACTATTACAGATTCGGAATCGGCAGGAGTTAAGAAGCCAAATCCGATTATTTTCAATCATGCTCTAAAAGTTGCAGCGGTAGATTGCCAAAACTCTGTAATGATTGGCGATTGTATTGAGGCAGATGTAAAAGGTGCATTGCAATGTGGTATGGATGCAATTTTGTTTCACGTAAATCCGTGTGAACTGGATTCAATCAAGCGAGTTGCAACTTTAAAAGAACTTAAAAATTATTTATAA